The following proteins are encoded in a genomic region of Magnolia sinica isolate HGM2019 chromosome 1, MsV1, whole genome shotgun sequence:
- the LOC131250097 gene encoding cyclin-dependent protein kinase inhibitor SMR9-like gives MAPACRKRRRSQYRKSKEIAKELPCISMSASPSTLAHLQAEGGENSSDISSNGCSTPKSPRFRIPELLTCPPAPKKHRVALHCSTQKPNISFFNPPDLEIFFFFALRNVSV, from the coding sequence ATGGCTCCAGCATgtagaaaaaggagaagaagccaATACAGGAAGAGCAAAGAAATCGCAAAAGAGCTCCCCTGCATTTCCATGTCTGCAAGCCCTTCCACGCTAGCTCATCTCCAGGCCGAAGGCGGTGAAAACAGCAGCGACATTTCTAGCAATGGCTGTTCTACCCCTAAATCTCCAAGATTCCGGATACCAGAGCTCCTCACATGCCCACCAGCCCCGAAAAAGCATAGAGTAGCTCTGCACTGCTCCACACAGAAACCCAACATCTCCTTCTTCAATCCTCCAGACTtggagatcttcttcttcttcgctcTCCGTAATGTATCTGTTTAA